The DNA region TCATTTGTGGGCTTATTTGTTGAATGATCCTTTACTTCCATGCACAAATGACCTTCAATACTTGAAAAATATCCTGAAACTTGAATAAAGTAATCCGTATTTATTGTCGGGCTTTCTAATAATAATTTACCACCTAAATCTTCACATTTAACCTCTACAAGTTGTGTACATGTACCTTTGAACACTGTTAAAACATCTGCAAAATCTGCATGTGAAATAATTTCTAAATCTTTAGTTGAACTTGTTCTAAAATAATACCAAACATCAGCTCTTGATTTATCATTTAAACTGGGAACAGGATTATCAAATCCAGCAGCGATATTTGTTTCAGAAATACAATTTGAATTTATTGTAATTAACTTTTTTGAATCACACAAATCATGAGGCGGATAAACAGGATCCTGTTTCTTAATTCCTACACATAGATCTCCAATGTCTTCTCTTCCATAATAACCAATTTGCTTAGCTACCCGAATAAAGTATGATTTTCCTGCTTCAACATCCAAATAATTGGTTTCACCCTCAAAACCATATTCATCTTTATTGAAACATTTAAGATCTTTTAGATTCATGCAGGAACCTTCAAAAACACTCACAGCATCGTTGTAGCTTGCCTTTGTTTCAATCTTTAATTTTCCAGAAAATGTGCTTTGATATTTATACCAAAGACCTTGGGTATAATTACCGGCACATTGTGCAGTTGGACCCGTTATAAATGCACCAGTACTATTGCCTCCTAAACAATTCTTATCTAATTCGATAGATACAGCTCTGGCACAATCATCATTATCAGGTCCGGCTAAACTTAAATTATCAATAATAACCAGAGAGTTAAAATCTATACCTGATGTCTGGTATTCAAAAATAAATTTTGCTTTTTTACTTGAATTTGTTGAATTAAAACTTACCGACTGATTCACGACAACCAAACCATTTTGAATTATATCTTTTGTATATGTCTGTACAACTTGTTGATTTCCATCAATTACTGCATAAACAGTTAATTTATTATTTGTATTTGTATTGACAAACCTCAATCCAAAGTTTAAAACATATTGATCATATGCATATAAATCAAACTCTTTTGTTGTAATTGAAAATTTTTTATCACCTCCATTAGTTGATGATGTTTGGTTGTAAACAATACTGCAGGTGGCATCCGAAGAAGGAAATAAATTGCTTTTAACAATAGAAAAACCACTCGTACCTTTTTCAATTAATAGGTTCCAATTAGTTGGAAGACTGCATGCGCTAAATTGCTCATAAGCAATTTGATTTTGAGCACTGATAAATTGTATACTTACAAATACGAAAAATATAATTTTTTTCATAGCCTTCCTATTTTAAAAAATATTAAATCTTCTTGACAAAGTCTTACCAGCACTATCGAGTTGATAAATATACTCGCCTGGCGGAATTTTATATTTTACTGGGTCAAATGGAATTGCATAAGATCCTTTGGTTGTAAACCCTTCATGCAATACAGCAAGTGTTTTTCCATTTATTGATTTGATCTGCAATTTAACTTCATTGGATTGCAATTGCGAAAATTTTACTTCAATGATTTTACTATTTAATTCATTTGGATTGTGTCCTAAAAGCAAGGTATTGAAATTAGAGCCGTAGCTTTTTCCATTGCAAGGATTATCAAACAGATTTAAACGAGGATACGATTTTCCTAAAGTGTAATTGACCAGTTCGGTGTCAAGGCATAAATGTTGTTCCATCACACTGGAATACATGGATCTAAAATCAATGCAACTTTGATTTTCGAAATAAACCCTTGTGTCTCCTGCTTTTAGTGTTGCATCATTTAAATTCATTGGATTGCCTGTAAATCCGCCCTTTACGGCATCTCCAAACAACATCATCGGAGACATGTTACCATGATCGGTACCGGCAGAACCATTTTCGCGAATTGTTCTTCCAAATTCAGAAAAACTCATCAAACACACATTCTTATCAAAATTGTCTGCTTGCAAATCTGCAAAAAAAGCAGATACTGAATCAGCTATATGTCCAAGTAATTTTGCATGGTAGGTTTTTTGATCAGCATGCGTATCAAAACCATCCATATAAACCATAAAAATTCGAGTACCTAATTTTCCTTTAATAAGTCTGGATACAATTTTTAATTGTTCAGCCAGTCTGGATGTAGTATTTGCAGGATAGCTAACTTTATTTAATGTTGAATTGTATGCTTGGGTAACAGATTGAGAATAGCGCAATGAGTTATTGGTCAATTGTCTTAAAAACTCAATTTCCTGACCTTGGGGACAATCACTTAATCCATCAGTAGGATATAATTTTCCATATTGGGCCAATCTGTAGAATTCATTCGGATCGTTAAAGACCAATTCATATTGTTGATTATTAGCAGACTTAAATACTAAGTCAGCACTATAGCCTATTCTCAAAGCAGGAGGAACCGTGGGAGGGGTTTCACTAAACGAAGGAAAATCCTGCTCCAGAAATCGACCCATATACCCTGAATTGTATCGTTTATCATAAACGTTATCAGCAGCACTGGACCAATTATCAATCGATGAAAAATGCGAATAATCCTGATTTGGATAACCCACATTATGAATAATATTCATTTTTCCCGATTGCCACATCGGCATTAAGGACTGCATCGTTGATGGCAACGCAAAATCTGAACCTCCAAATCCAGATAAAACCGTATTGTCGTTATAATCTGTACCAAATTTATGGCTCAAACCAGGTCTTAAATTAATATATTCAGCTTTCCCTGCATTGTCTGAATGAGGAAATACCATATTCAGTCCATCATTTCCTCCAAACAATTTGAGTAAAACAAGTATTGAATCGCCGCCAGCTGCAAGTGGTGTTGCAAAAGCATTTGATAAAATAGGATTTACTGGAATCCCACTCAATAACATGGTACCTAATCCTGCAATCCCTCCGGTCATTAAAAATTGCCTCCGATTCCAGGTTAAGTGATCTTCATTGTGTTTTTCTCCAAGATCTGAGCGAAACAGGTTTTTGTCAAAATTTTGATCGTTGCACATATAATAGATTTTGGAGTTTACAATAATTGATATTCAGGTAATGTTACCAGATAGTTCATCAGGTTAATCAATTGATTAGGAACTGTAACATAATCAAGACTCCATGTTCCATCCAGATAATAATTAGAAGGTACAGAAGCTTTAAAAATTCCAATGGCTGTTTGAATGTATTGTTCATCCAAATCAACTGTCATAAAATAATTAATTACATTTCTAACAATTAAATCCGGATCCTTGGAATTATTACTAATATCCTTTAAAAAATTTCGATATTTAGTTTTCGTTGAATCATATTGCAAATAATAACTCATTTGATCCCGGTTATATTTCCATCGGTTAACCAGTGTAAATTCATTCAACCAGGATCTATAACCCGGCCACCCTGCAACGTTTATCGGATTAAATAAAGTTTGACCGAGATTATTGTTTGCATTATAAAGAAAACTTAAAGTATCTCTATTCAAAGTATTAGGAAAATTAACAGGGTCTGTGACTTCAGCCTGAAACGAATTATTTATCCATTTGTATTTAAAATAATCCTTTCCAGGTTCTAGATCCAAACTTCTGCAATAATGAATTTGATTGTCTATATGACTCTTTATTATCAGTCCCATTGCTTCATCCTCATAAAAATGTTCGCTTTTAAATAAGGTCTTTAAAACGGAAGCTATGTTAAAATTGCTATTAATAAAAACAGTTGCTAATCCATCAACAATATCCTGAGGAGGATCATTGTATAGATAATATTTATATAATTTCTTACAAATGAATTTTGCAACTTCGTTTTTCTTGGCTTTAAATATTACCTCATCGTGTAATTTATCATACTCATTTTTTGCTTTTGTCAACGCTTCTGCGTCAGTAGACGGCACCACCCCACCATTGTTCCCAACCTGTTGACCAAAAATCACTTTCCCTTTCCAATCGTGATTATATCTGTAAAAAACAAATTCATTCTCTTTGAGTGGACCAATATAGTACTGTCCACTCCCTGCAGGCGATTCATAATATCTAATATTCCAACCTGTTAATGCACGTGCTACTTCTGCTACATCTTTTTGCGTATAATTTCCAACACCCATTGTGAATAATTCCAATAACTCCCGGGCATAATTTTCATTTGGTCGGCCGTTTACATTAGCATTTCCATTTAAATACAAGATCATTGCCGGAGTTAATCCGATGGCTTTTACAAATTCCCGAAAATCACCTAAAGCATACTTATGAAGTAAATAATAATATTGAAAAACCCAGGTAGGTCTATTTCCGGTGACATCTGCTGTGGCGACAAAATGGTTTGACCAAAAAAGCACCAATTTGTGTCTCACCCCTTCTGTAATCATCCCATTAAACCACATATGGACCAACTCGAGGTATTTGTAATATGCATTTGGATCCTCAGCTATGGATTGCTCTTTCCAGGCATAGGTATAGTCATAGGTTTTAACACCCACTTTCTTTTCTCCCGGAAGAGGATGTGCAATGGCTGTGCTGATGAGATAATCAACCAGAACAGAGGGTTTATTGGCTTTTGCAGCTTGGATCAGGTATAAAGGAGCGCCATTACTGATTTTATTGTACAAATGATGAATGCGCTTTTCATTCCAAGGTTTGGACGGGCTGGGTACATATTCCTGCAGACCTCCCGTAAAGCATTTATTATCGGGCATAATTTGAAATTTAACCGTTGTAAAATTACATGTTTACACGTTTAATCCAAATTTAAAGCTCGATTTTAATTAGATGACAAAATAATTTTCATTAATACCAGCCGGTAATAACCCTGAATTCATTTCGATCTGGATTAGTGAAATAATAAAAAAGCCTGAACTTTTTGAGTTCAGGCTTTTAACTACAATTTTAGTCTAATTAATTTTTATTGACTTCCTCAAATTCTACGTCCGTAACTTTTTCATCTGCTTTCTGAGAATTTGATGAGCCAGACTCTGAAGCATTAGCTTGTTGAGCATTCTGACTGGCCTGGTAAATATCCTGACTTGCTGCTTGCCATGCCGTGTTAAGCAATTCAAGTTGCTTGGTAATCTGCTCTAAATCTTGTGCTTTATGCGCATTTTTAAGATTTTCTAAGGCAGATTCAATGGCTTGCTTTTTATCAGATGGGAGTTTATCTCCATATTCTTTTAATTGCTTTTCAGTTTGAAAGATGACCCCATCAGCCTCATTGATTTTATCAACTCGTTCCCGGGTAAGCCGATCTGCATCTGCATTCACAGCAGCTTCATTTTTCATTTTTTCGATTTCCTCTTTTGATAAACCGGTCGATGCTTCAATTCGAATGTTTTGCTTTTTACCAGTTCCTTTATCTTGAGCACTGACACTTAATATTCCATTTGCGTCTATATCAAAGGAAACTTCAACTTGTGGTATTCCTCTGGGCGCTGGTGGAATTCCATCTAAAATAAAACGTCCTACCGAACGGTTATCTTTTGCCATAGGCCGTTCTCCCTGTAGGATATGAATTTCAACGGAAGGTTGATTATCTGCTGCGGTTGAATAAACTTTGGATTTTTTTGTTGGAATCGTTGAATTGGCTTCAATTACAACATCGTAAACTCCACCTAAAGTTTCAATTCCAAATGATAAAGGTGTTACATCCAACAACAGCACATCTTTTACTTCTCCTGTTAATACACCTCCCTGAATGGAAGCTCCAATAGCAACTACCTCATCCGGATTTACCCCTTTGTTTGGCTTTTTTCCAAAAAACTCTTCTACAACTTGTTGAATTCTTGGGATTCTTGTTGATCCTCCAACTAAAATGATTTCATCAATATCCTGATTGGTCATTCCCGCATCTTTAAGTGCATCTGCACAGGGTTTTAAGGTGCGTTGCACCAAATTATCAGCTAATTGCTCAAATTTTGACCGACTCAGCTTTAAAACCAAATGCTTAGGCACACCATCCATAGCAGTGATGTACGGCAAGTTAATTTCAGTTTCAGACGAACTGGATAATTCAATTTTAGCCTTTTCAGATGCTTCTTTCAAGCGTTGCAAAGCCATAGGATCTTTTCTAAGATCAATATTTTCCTGGCTTTTAAATTGATCAGCTAAATAATCAATGATTACCTGATCAAAATCATCACCGCCTAAGTGCGTATCTCCATTGGTTGATTTAACCTCAAAAACTCCATCACCCAATTCCAGAATGGAAATATCAAATGTCCCACCCCCTAAGTCATAAACCGCGATGGTCATGTCTTTGGTTTTCTTATCTAATCCATATGCCAAAGCTGCTGCTGTTGGCTCATTGATGATCCTTTTTACAGTCAAACCTGCAATTTCTCCTGCTTCCTTGGTTGCTTGTCTTTGCGAATCATTAAAATAAGCAGGAACTGTAATGACAGCTTCTGTAACTTCATGTCCCAGAAAATCCTCAGCAGTTTTCTTCATCTTTTGAAGAATCATGGCTGAAATTTCCTGAGGTGAATAAAGCCTTCCATCAATGTCTACTCGACAAGTGTTGTTATCACCTTTTTGAACTTTATACGGCATTCTGCCAGTTTCAAGGTTCATTTCATCATATCGACCACCCATGAATCGTTTAATAGACGATATGGTTTTCTTAGGGTTTGTTATGGCTTGCCTTTTCGCTGGATCTCCGACTTTACGTTCTCCGTTATCTAAAAAAGCAACTACGGACGGGGTTGTTCTACGGCCTTCGTCATTGGCAATGACTACAGGTTCATTCCCCTCCATAACGGCAACGCACGAATTTGTGGTTCCTAAATCTATACCTATTATTTTTCCCATTATGCTGTTTTTAAGAATTGTAGTCAATCCTTATGCCATCCTGAAATATAGGTAAAATTGGCAGAAATCAAATGGATTTACTCCTATTTTGACATAATAAAGCTTAGTAATATGTCAAAGAGTCAGAAAAATTTATTTGAAGTTTAAATCTTTAGTCAGTGCATTTGATTGCAGGGAATCCAGAGTCGGGGGCTCTAATGTGATTGATTTTTTAATGGAAACAGTCGAACTAAAAACACCAAACCCTTCAGACAGATTTGTATATCTTGGGATTTCCTGAGAAGCAGTAATGCCTGTATTTGCATTCAAAATACTCAAGTAGCCCTGAATTTCAGGCCCGCCTCCAGTTAAAATAAAATCGATCTTATTGATATATCGTTCTACATTGGTATTAACTACCAATTTATCATGTAAAAAATTGTAAAATTCACTACCATTAACTTTTGCTGAGGAAATATTATCTATTCGATCAATTTTACCTGGTTGACTTTTCGCAAACGGGATTTCAATAATTTTTGATATCGATTTTTGAGACACTACATCAAATTCATCAATATAAACAAGGGCTTTCAAATCAAATACAGTCGTATTGCTTTTATTCTTCCATTTAAAATCATACGAACTTCTATAGGCAAAAAACAACTGCCGGGTACCATCATCGGGAAATACAAAACTAAGATCACTCACTAAAATGATTTTTGAACTTACCAATGCACTGCCATCTCCACGATCGATCTGTAACTTCAGCTCCTCGCCTCCTTTAAGATTTAATGAGTTGGTACGAATTTTATACATATAATTTGGTAAAGTCGCAAATGGTCCGGCTTCCCGGGGATATCCTTCTAACGCGGCATCCACCCGAATTAAGGTATGACTGGTATTTGTTGCTGTCTGAATAAGGTTTACGGTAGCGTTTTGGTAGTACAATGAATCTGCAATTTTAGAAATTTGACTCGCTGGGATGTTTTCATCAACAAAAGCCTTTTCCAATCGGATGTATTGGGCTGTATCCGTACGCTTAATTAATCCATATACCACTGGAATGTCTTTATAGGGTTCCGTTAATTGAAAATCTTCTGAACATTGAACTGCTAAAAAACTCAGTATACCAAAAAACAAAAATTGATACCATTTCATACAACGAAGGTAAAGAAAAGACTTGTGGTAGTACTCAGACAATAGTTAAATTTTTAGGCTCTTTTGAACTGTGGATTTCTCATTTTAAGCCTGAACAGCCCTAATTCAGAGGATCATTTAACCCACAATCCTGAATGGAGTAAATTTATTTACTATTAAGAATCGAAGAGTTGCCTAACTAAATAATAGCTTATTATTTGGAAAAGCCAATTTCCTCTAACTTTACACCATGTCAATTCATAAAGAGCAAAAGCGAATTACGACCAATACCATCCTGGAAATGAAGCAAAATGGTGAGAAAATCGCCATGTTGACCGCATATGATTATTCCATGGCAAAAATGTTGGATGAAGCAGGTGTCGATGTTTTATTGGTTGGAGATTCTGCATCGAATGTTATGGCAGGTCACGAAACCACCTTGCCGATTACCCTTGACCAAATGATCTATCATGCACAGTCCGTAGTACGTGCAGCAAAACGATCACTAGTAGTAGTAGATCTTCCTTTTGGGTCCTATCAAGGAAACACCAAAAGGGCACTCGATTCTTCGATTCGAATCATGAAAGAAAGTGGAGCCCACGCGGTTAAATTAGAAGGAGGTTCAGAAGTTACGGATTCTATCCGTCGAATTCTTACTGCTGGAATACCTGTTATGGGGCATTTAGGACTCACTCCTCAGTCCATCTATAAGTTTGGCACTTATGCCGTTCGGGCTAAAGAAGAAGCCGAAGCAATAAAATTGCGTTCTGATGCAATTTTATTGGAAAAGGCAGGCTGTTTTAGCCTGGTTTTAGAAAAAATTCCAGCCATTCTGGCAGAAGAAGTTAGCAAGAGCCTTCACATTCCAACAATTGGTATTGGAGCGGGCAAAGGAACCGACGGCCAGGTTCTTGTAAGTCATGATATGCTCGGTATTAATCATGAATTTAATCCACGGTTTTTGCGTAGGTATGCTAATTTGCATGAAATCATTCAGGAAGCAGTTCAACATTATACCCGTGATGTAAAAGAAAATAAATTCCCATCTGATACCGAACAATATTGATGCGAATTTCTAAATCCCTCTTCCTTAAAGTAAGTGTTGCGCTACTCCTAGTGGCCGTATTTTGCCTGGCAATTTATTTGAACGCTTTCAAGCCAAATGTTAAAAACAATAAAGACCAGGAGCTCTACATTGATACTGCCTATCCTGTTTCTAGCATTGGAATGATTCTGGACAGCATCGTTCAAGATACCTTTTTAATCACGAGGTTAGCGAAATGGATGCAACTTAAACAACTGAAACCAGGACATTATATAATCAAAGCTGGAAGCAATAATCTAAAACTGGTTAACAAATTGAGAAAGGGAGTTCAAGACCCTGTTACAGTAGTTTTAAATTCAATTAGAGATGTATATCAACTCTCCGGCAAATTAGGCAATTCATTATTGCCTGATTCCTTAGAATTCTTAACCATGTTGCAGGATTCTATTTTATTGAATAAAAACAATTATACAAAAGATAATATTTTAACTGCATTTATTGCAAATACGTATCAGTTGTATTGGACATCTACTCCGGAGCGAGTTTTGCAGCGCATGATTCAAGAGAATCAAACTTTTTGGAACAAAGAAAACAGAACCCAAAAATTAGTTGAAAGAGGTTTATCAAAAACGGATGCATACATCATTGCTTCAATTGTTGAAAAAGAAACAAACATTGATAATGAGAAATCTGATATTGCCGGCGTTTATATAAATAGACTTAAAACCGGAATGAAACTTCAAGCAGATCCCACAGTCGTTTTTGCTTTAGGTTTATTTGGAATTCAACGCGTTTTACTGGAGCACCTAAAAGCTGAATCACCCTATAACACCTATTTTGTAGAAGGTTTACCTCCGGGACCCATTTGCATGCCTTCGGTAACAAGTTTGGATGCCGTTATTAATGCCACACCCCATGATTATTTGTTTTTTTGCGCTCGTCCTGGCTATGATGGAAGTCATGCATTTGCAAAAACATTATCCGGGCACTATGAAAATGCAAAATTGTATCGAAATTGGCTTAATGCCCAACGAATTCGATAAAACGGACTATGGCTTTTAAAACTATTCCTTTACAGGCACTGAATCCCTTCTGGATAATTTAATTTGCCAGGGATTGTTTCCATATTTTGATGTCCCTATTAATATCATATGTGCCGGATCCACCTTCACCTTCCATTCTGAAGAAGTTCCAATAGTTGAACGAAGTTCTAGCAAACCTGTTTTTTCATCATAAATGTACTTACCAGATTCTGTGGTTTCAGCATATAGTCCTTTTTTATAATCTCCTTTGGTCAATAAATCCAACCATTGACCTTTATAAATATTTTCCTTTGGGGCTTCTTCCTTGATTGATAATGCATACGTATAATGCCAAATCATATTCACCAAATCTGGTGCATCTTTTTGCTTTTCTGCCAGTTGGATAAACTTTTCATCAATTTTACCCATAACCGGTGGGGGAATTTTCATCTCTTCAACTTTATTATTTGTTGGTGCCGGAGATGAACCCGCAATCGAGGCATTCTCCTTATTTTTGCATTGACTGAATAGCAGTATTAGTGTTAGTACTCGTAATATTTGCATTTTGTTGCTGTTTTATGATAGATAATCCACGCAAAGTTATTCAAAACCAGGAAATGTTTTCTAAAAACGACCTGCTTCTTGTAGCGGTAAGTGGAGGATTAGACAGCATGGTTCTGTGTGATGTTTTATACAAGCTTCAATATAATTTTTCAATTGCTCATTGTAATTATCAGTTGAGGATTCCTGATGCCAACGAAGATCAGGAAATGATTCGAATTTGGTCAAACGATCGAAAGATTCCATTTTATTGCAAGGAGTGTGTTTTACCAATCACTAGCAATATTCAAGATCAAGCCCGGAAAGCCCGGTATGCATTTTTTGATGAACTGATAAAAAAGCATCATTTTAAATATTTATTAACAGCACACCACGCAGATGATCAAGTTGAGTTGTTGTTTTTACAATTAAGCCGGGGAAGTGGAATTAATGGTCTCAAAGGCATGGTCCTGCAATCTGATAGACACATTAGGCCATTTTTAACGCTTTCAAAATCTGATCTAAGCAGCTATGCAACCAAACACAAAATATCATTTCGCGAAGACAGCAGTAATCAAACCAGTTATTACTTAAGAAATTTTTTCAGAAATGATGTATTGCCATTAATTGAATCCAGACTCCCGGCTTTTAAGCAAATGACCCTAAGAAGCATGGAGCATCTTCAGGAGTTAATCCCTTTACTTCATAATTTATACGAATCCTGGAAAAACCAACATGTTAAAATTACTGAATCCGAAATCAGTATTTCCACTACAGAGCCATCCTGTTTTTTAAGTTGGTTTCTTTCAGATCTGGATTTTCATCCAGAAACAATCCAACAAATTAAAATCAACCAAGACAAAAGTGGGAAACTATTCTATGGTCGATCAAATTACGAACTTGCGATTCATCCGGAAGGAATTAAATTAAGAAAAATACCTAATTCAGATTTTAAAAAAGCAGAACACCTTATTTATACCAGTTCAGGAATTTTGGAATTGGAGCACGGCATTTTAGAATGGACAATTTGTAAACCTGGATCAGAACGTTATTATTCAGATGCCAGCTTTAGTTATTTTGATAATGAGCAACTTAAATATCCGCTTAGGGTAAGAAAATGGGAAGCCGGGGATCGCATTCAGGTTTTTGGTATGCAAGGAAAACACAAAAAAATACAGGATGTATTCACAGATCTCAAACTTGGAATCTACGAGAAAGAGAAAATGTATCTTTTAACATCTGAAGAAAACATTTTGTGGATTTGTGGGCTTCAACGATCTGAGCTTGCAAAAATTGATTTGAACACCAGAGATATCGTCAGCTTTAAATTTACAAAAAAAATAGTTTAACGCAAATCATTTTTGTTTAGCTACTTTTTCTTGCCAAAAATATCTTTACCATCACTGTTTAGTACAGGTTTTTCTCTCGGTGGAGTTTGCAAAATTTCACCTTTTTGATAAGGGATGTAATTCCAATAATCACTTTTAAATTCGAGCGCTTCAAATGTCCCATCGGGTGCTCGTACAACATCCCCGGATTTTACATCTGTAAATGTTTCTACATGATCAAAATAGATTATTTGAGATGTTTCATCGTATTTAACCACTACATTGGCCGAAGGGGAATAGTTTATCACATGTCTATAATACCAGTCTTCATCTCCTTTTTCATTCAAATGTTTAAATTTTGGGGCCCCAATAATTAATTCATCGTTTTTAATTTCTAACATATCGATAATTCGATATTTAGAACCATCCTTTCCAAAACGATAGCCTAAAATGGTATAGGCATTATTAATTTTTAAAGGTATTACATGATAATAAAGTGCACCATACCAATTCTTAGAATTAAAAGCTTCGTAGTTAATACGAGAAATATTTCGATCGACATCTTTTAAAAAAATGGGTTTAGATTCTGGTCTAAACAA from Saprospiraceae bacterium includes:
- the panB gene encoding 3-methyl-2-oxobutanoate hydroxymethyltransferase translates to MSIHKEQKRITTNTILEMKQNGEKIAMLTAYDYSMAKMLDEAGVDVLLVGDSASNVMAGHETTLPITLDQMIYHAQSVVRAAKRSLVVVDLPFGSYQGNTKRALDSSIRIMKESGAHAVKLEGGSEVTDSIRRILTAGIPVMGHLGLTPQSIYKFGTYAVRAKEEAEAIKLRSDAILLEKAGCFSLVLEKIPAILAEEVSKSLHIPTIGIGAGKGTDGQVLVSHDMLGINHEFNPRFLRRYANLHEIIQEAVQHYTRDVKENKFPSDTEQY
- the mltG gene encoding endolytic transglycosylase MltG yields the protein MRISKSLFLKVSVALLLVAVFCLAIYLNAFKPNVKNNKDQELYIDTAYPVSSIGMILDSIVQDTFLITRLAKWMQLKQLKPGHYIIKAGSNNLKLVNKLRKGVQDPVTVVLNSIRDVYQLSGKLGNSLLPDSLEFLTMLQDSILLNKNNYTKDNILTAFIANTYQLYWTSTPERVLQRMIQENQTFWNKENRTQKLVERGLSKTDAYIIASIVEKETNIDNEKSDIAGVYINRLKTGMKLQADPTVVFALGLFGIQRVLLEHLKAESPYNTYFVEGLPPGPICMPSVTSLDAVINATPHDYLFFCARPGYDGSHAFAKTLSGHYENAKLYRNWLNAQRIR
- a CDS encoding DUF1800 domain-containing protein — protein: MPDNKCFTGGLQEYVPSPSKPWNEKRIHHLYNKISNGAPLYLIQAAKANKPSVLVDYLISTAIAHPLPGEKKVGVKTYDYTYAWKEQSIAEDPNAYYKYLELVHMWFNGMITEGVRHKLVLFWSNHFVATADVTGNRPTWVFQYYYLLHKYALGDFREFVKAIGLTPAMILYLNGNANVNGRPNENYARELLELFTMGVGNYTQKDVAEVARALTGWNIRYYESPAGSGQYYIGPLKENEFVFYRYNHDWKGKVIFGQQVGNNGGVVPSTDAEALTKAKNEYDKLHDEVIFKAKKNEVAKFICKKLYKYYLYNDPPQDIVDGLATVFINSNFNIASVLKTLFKSEHFYEDEAMGLIIKSHIDNQIHYCRSLDLEPGKDYFKYKWINNSFQAEVTDPVNFPNTLNRDTLSFLYNANNNLGQTLFNPINVAGWPGYRSWLNEFTLVNRWKYNRDQMSYYLQYDSTKTKYRNFLKDISNNSKDPDLIVRNVINYFMTVDLDEQYIQTAIGIFKASVPSNYYLDGTWSLDYVTVPNQLINLMNYLVTLPEYQLL
- a CDS encoding DUF1501 domain-containing protein produces the protein MCNDQNFDKNLFRSDLGEKHNEDHLTWNRRQFLMTGGIAGLGTMLLSGIPVNPILSNAFATPLAAGGDSILVLLKLFGGNDGLNMVFPHSDNAGKAEYINLRPGLSHKFGTDYNDNTVLSGFGGSDFALPSTMQSLMPMWQSGKMNIIHNVGYPNQDYSHFSSIDNWSSAADNVYDKRYNSGYMGRFLEQDFPSFSETPPTVPPALRIGYSADLVFKSANNQQYELVFNDPNEFYRLAQYGKLYPTDGLSDCPQGQEIEFLRQLTNNSLRYSQSVTQAYNSTLNKVSYPANTTSRLAEQLKIVSRLIKGKLGTRIFMVYMDGFDTHADQKTYHAKLLGHIADSVSAFFADLQADNFDKNVCLMSFSEFGRTIRENGSAGTDHGNMSPMMLFGDAVKGGFTGNPMNLNDATLKAGDTRVYFENQSCIDFRSMYSSVMEQHLCLDTELVNYTLGKSYPRLNLFDNPCNGKSYGSNFNTLLLGHNPNELNSKIIEVKFSQLQSNEVKLQIKSINGKTLAVLHEGFTTKGSYAIPFDPVKYKIPPGEYIYQLDSAGKTLSRRFNIF
- the dnaK gene encoding molecular chaperone DnaK, yielding MGKIIGIDLGTTNSCVAVMEGNEPVVIANDEGRRTTPSVVAFLDNGERKVGDPAKRQAITNPKKTISSIKRFMGGRYDEMNLETGRMPYKVQKGDNNTCRVDIDGRLYSPQEISAMILQKMKKTAEDFLGHEVTEAVITVPAYFNDSQRQATKEAGEIAGLTVKRIINEPTAAALAYGLDKKTKDMTIAVYDLGGGTFDISILELGDGVFEVKSTNGDTHLGGDDFDQVIIDYLADQFKSQENIDLRKDPMALQRLKEASEKAKIELSSSSETEINLPYITAMDGVPKHLVLKLSRSKFEQLADNLVQRTLKPCADALKDAGMTNQDIDEIILVGGSTRIPRIQQVVEEFFGKKPNKGVNPDEVVAIGASIQGGVLTGEVKDVLLLDVTPLSFGIETLGGVYDVVIEANSTIPTKKSKVYSTAADNQPSVEIHILQGERPMAKDNRSVGRFILDGIPPAPRGIPQVEVSFDIDANGILSVSAQDKGTGKKQNIRIEASTGLSKEEIEKMKNEAAVNADADRLTRERVDKINEADGVIFQTEKQLKEYGDKLPSDKKQAIESALENLKNAHKAQDLEQITKQLELLNTAWQAASQDIYQASQNAQQANASESGSSNSQKADEKVTDVEFEEVNKN
- the tilS gene encoding tRNA lysidine(34) synthetase TilS, with amino-acid sequence MFSKNDLLLVAVSGGLDSMVLCDVLYKLQYNFSIAHCNYQLRIPDANEDQEMIRIWSNDRKIPFYCKECVLPITSNIQDQARKARYAFFDELIKKHHFKYLLTAHHADDQVELLFLQLSRGSGINGLKGMVLQSDRHIRPFLTLSKSDLSSYATKHKISFREDSSNQTSYYLRNFFRNDVLPLIESRLPAFKQMTLRSMEHLQELIPLLHNLYESWKNQHVKITESEISISTTEPSCFLSWFLSDLDFHPETIQQIKINQDKSGKLFYGRSNYELAIHPEGIKLRKIPNSDFKKAEHLIYTSSGILELEHGILEWTICKPGSERYYSDASFSYFDNEQLKYPLRVRKWEAGDRIQVFGMQGKHKKIQDVFTDLKLGIYEKEKMYLLTSEENILWICGLQRSELAKIDLNTRDIVSFKFTKKIV